The segment GACCGCCGCCCGGTACACCGGCTGGGACGGGCTGGTGAGCGAGCAGAAGGAGTACCTGGGCCGGTTCTGGAGCGACAACGACATCGAGCTGGAGGGCGACGTCGAACTCCAGCAGGCCGTCCGGTTCGCGCTGTTCCACGTCCTGCAGGCGGGCGCCCGCAGCGAGGAGCGGGCCATCCCCGCCAAGGGCCTGACCGGGCCCGGCTACGACGGGCACTCGTTCTGGGACACCGAGACCTTCGTGCTGCCGGTGCTCACCTACTGCCTGCCGGACGCGGTCAAGCAGGCGCTGCGCTGGCGGCACACCACGCTGCCGATGGCCCGCGAGCGGGCGGCCCAACTCGGCCTGGCCGGCGCGGTGTTCCCGTGGCGGACGATCCGCGGCGAGGAGTGCTCCGGGTACTGGCCGGCCGGCACCGCCGCGTTCCACATCGGCGCGGACATCGCGGCCGCCGCGGTGCGCTACGTCCGGGCCACCGGGGACACCGAGTTCGAGCGCACCCACGGCCTGGAGCTGCTGGTGGAGACCGCCCGGATGTGGCGCTCGCTCGGCCACCACGACGCCAAGGGCAACTTCCGGATCGAGGGCGTCACCGGCCCCGACGAGTACTCGGCGGTCGCCGACAACAACGTGTTCACCAACGTGATGGCGCAGGCCAACCTGTGGAACGCGGCGGATACCGCGCTGAAGTACCGGCACGAGTCCGGGCTGCTCGGGGTGGACACCGAGGAGGCCGCGGCCTGGCGCGACGCCGCCGACAAGATGTTCATCCCGTACGACGAGCAGATCGGCGTGCACCCGCAGGCCGACGGCTTCACCGACCACCAGATGTGGGACTTCGACACCACCCCGCCGGAGAAGTACCCGCTGCTGCTGCACTACCCGTACTTCGACCTGTACCGCAAACAGGTCGTCAAGCAGGCCGACCTGGTGCTCGCCATGCAGGTCCGCGGCGACGTGTTCACCCCCGAGCAGAAGGCCCGCAACTTCGCCTACTACGAGCGCCTCACCGTCCGCGACTCCTCGCTGTCCGCCTGCACCCAGGCCGTCATCGCCGCCGAGGTCGGACAGCTCGACCTCGCCTACGACTACACCGCCGAAGCCGCCCTGATGGACCTGCACGACCTCGGCGGCAACACCCGCGACGGCCTGCACATGGCCTCGCTGGCCGGCGCCTGCATCGCCCTGGTCGCCGGGTTCGGCGGGCTGCGCGACCACACCGAGCAGCTCTCCTTCCGACCCCGGCTGCCCGCCGGACTCCAGCGGCTGTGCTTCTCGATGAGCGTGCGCGAACACCTGCTGCGGGTCGACATCACCCACGCCACCACCACGTACACGCTGCGGCGCGGCAGCGTGCTGCCGGTCCTGCACGACGACGAACCGCTGCGGGTCGAGGCCGGGAAGAGCGTCAGCCGCCCCACCGCGAAGGTCGGCGACCCCGGCGAACGCCCCACCCAGCCGCCCGGCCGGGCCCCCTCCCGGCGGCACGGCCAGGCCGGCATCAAGGTCGGGTCGGTCGACCACCTGGCCGCCGAATAGTCGCTGCGCTCGGCGCGCGCCGGGTGCGCATCGGCGCCGGGCGCACGTCGGCGCGCGTCGGCGGCCGGTGCGCGTCGGCGCTCGGTGCGCGTCGGCGGTCGGTGCGCGTCGGCGGTCGGCGTTTCGGGTGTGCCCTCCCCCGGGCGGGTGACCGTACGTGTACCGATCTGTCGGTGCGTCAACACTCCCTGCACCCCCGTGAACCGGCGGGTGCGGGGAGTCCGTCTTCCGCCTCCGGTTCCGACCCCCCGAACGGAGGCCTCGTTGCGCCCCCTCGCGCTCACCGCCGCCCTGCTCACCGCACTCACCGCCACCGCCGCCACCGCACCCGCCGCGCCCGCCCACGCCGGGCCGCGCTGGGTGCACAGCTGCGCCGCCCCCGCCCGGGCCGACACCGCCTCCTGCGACGCGCTGCGCGTCATCGGCACCGCCGCGGCGGCGGGCGACGGCGGGTACGGGCCGGACGAACTCCGCGCCGCGTACGGGCTGCCCGCGGACGGCGGCGGCGACGCCGTCATCGCCGTCGTCGACGCCTACGACCACCCGCGCGCCGAAGCCGACCTCGGCGTCTACCGCGACCACTACGGGCTGCCCGCCTGCACCACCGACAGCGGCTGCTTCCGCAAGACCGACCAGCGCGGCGGCACCCGCCTCCCGCGCGGCAACACCGCCTGGGCCGGGGAGACCGCGCTCGACCTCGCCATGGTCTCCGCGGTCGCGCCGCGCGCCCGGATCCTGCTGGTCGAAGCCGACAGCGCCGCCGTCTCCGACCTCGGCACCGCCGTCAACACCGCGGTCGCGCTCGGCGCCCAGTACGTGTCGATCAGCTGGGGCACCACCGAGAACGCCAACGCGGCGACGTACGACAGCCGGTACTTCGACCACCCCGGCGTGGTGATCGCCGCCGCCTCCGGCGACGGCGGCTACGGCGTCAACTTCCCCGCCTCCTCCCCGCACGTGGTCGCCGTCGGCGGCACCACCCTGCGACCCGACGGCACCACCGCCCGCGGCTGGGACGAGACCGCCTGGTCCACCGGCCCCGACGAAGGCACCGCGAGCGGCTGCTCCGGCCGACTCCCCAAACCCGCCTGGCAGAGCGACACCGGCTGCGACCACCGCACCGTCGCCGACGTGGCCGCCGTCGCCGACCCCGCGACCGGCGTCGCCGTCTACCAGAGCTACGGCGGCAACGGCTGGTACACCTACGGCGGCACCTCCGCCGCCGCGCCCCTCGTCACCGCGACCTACGCCCTCGCCGGGCACCCCTCGGCCGGCAGCCGGCCCGCGTCCTTCCCGTACCGGCACCCGGAGGCGCTGCACGACATCACCTCCGGTGCGACGGCCTCCTGCGAACCGGCGTACCTGTGCACGGCGGGGGCGGGGTACGACGGACCGACGGGGCTCGGCAGCCCGGCGGGGGTGGGGGCGTTCCGGGAGTAGGGAGGCGGAGGCAGGAGGCGAAGGCAGGGGCGCGGGGAACTGCGCGCGGGGGGAGTCGCACGTCAGCGAGTTCGCGGGACAGTGCAAGCTCTCGTCCTGCTTCGCGATCTGGCTGTGCGTGCTCGGTTGGCCGCGCAGTTCCCCGCGCCCCTGTTTTCGCGATGTCCGGTGCGCAGCAGTTCGCTCCGCGCCCCTGTCTGCCGCCTTCGGCGTTACCCGGTCAGATGTCCTCCTGCCATTCGGTGCTGAGGACGCCCATCTGGACCTGGTCGTGCCAGCTGCCGGCGCGGAAGACGGCTTCGCGGCGGCGGCCCTCCTCGGTGAAGCCGGCTCGGCGGTAGGCGGCGAGGGCGCGGGTGTTGTAGCTGTTGACGGTGAGTTCGATGCGGTGGAGGCCGAGTTCGGCGAAGCCGTAGCGGATGGTGGTGCGCAGGACGTCGGTGCCGAGGCCGCGGTCCTGGTGGGGCGGGCCGATGATGATGGCGAGGGTGGCGCAGCGGTCCTTGGGGGTGGCGCCGTAGAGGGTGACGTGGCCGGCCAGGTCTCCGGTGTCGAGGGTTTCGACGGAGAGGCCGAGGTCGGTGCCGGTGTTCTGGCTCCAGGAGCGGAACATGTCGGCGAGCCGGGCCTCGGGCTGGGGGTGGACGGGGCCGGCCAGCTGCTGGATGGCGAGGCCGGGTTCGCGCCACCAGGAGGTGAGTTTGGGGAGGTCGGTCTCGCGGAGTTCCCGGAGCCGGACGAGTCTGCCGCTGAGCGGGTCGGTCATGCGGGGGTGTCCTGTTCGTGGTGAGGGCGGGTCAGGCGAGCTGGGCGGCCTGCAGGCCCGCGTAGGGGCCGCCGGTGCGCAGGAGTTCGGTGTGCGAGCCGATCTCGGCGATCCGGCCGTCGTGCATGACGACGATCCGGTCGGCGCCGCGGATGGTGGACAGGCGGTGGGCGACGACGAAGACGGTGCGGCCGCGGACCAGCCGGGCCAGGGCCTGCTGGACCAGCGCCTCGGAGCGGGAGTCGAGGGCGGAGGTGGCCTCGTCGAGGATCAGGATGCGCGGGTCGCGGATCAGGGCGCGGGCGATGGCCAGGCGCTGCTTCTGGCCGCCGGACAGCCGGGCGCCGCGTTCGCCGACCACGGTGTCGAGGCCGTCGGGGAGGCGGTCGATGAACTCCAGGGCGTTGGCGTCGCGCAGGGCGGTCAGGACGGTCTCCTCGGGGACGTCCTTCATGCCGTAGGTGACGTTCTCCCGGATGCTGCCCTCGAACAGGATGGACTCCTGCGGGACGACGGACAGGAACTTGCGGTAGGAGCGCAGGTCGAGCTCCTCCATGTCGCGGCCGTCGAGCAGGATCCGGCCCTCGGTGGGGCGCAGGAAGCCGATCACCAGGTTGAGGACGGTGGACTTGCCCGCGCCGGACGCGCCGACCAGGGCGATCGTCTCGCCGGGGCGGACCGAGAGGTCGAAGCCGGTGACGGACGGGGCGTCCGCGCCGGGGTAGCTGTGGCCGACGCCCCGGAAGTCGATCCGGCCGGTGACGGCGGCGACGTCGGCCTTGCCGGAGTTCTCCTCCAGGTCGGGGGCCTGGAGGACCTCGCCGGCCGAGCGGACCGAGGCCAGGCCCTTGCCGAGCTGCGGGGTGAGGGTGAGCAGGGTGGTGACGGAGCCGGTGAGGGAGGAGAAGTAGGCGCTGAGCATGACGACGGCGCCGGGGGTGACGTCCATCCAGCCGTAGTAGGCGACCAGCGCGGAACCGGCCAGGCAGCCGACGCCGATCGCGTTGAGCAGGATCCAGGACATCGAGCCGAAGCGGCCGTTGAGCAGGTCGAGGCGCAGGCCCTCGTCGAGGACCCGGCCCAGGGTGCGGTCGACCCGGCGCAGCGCGGTGCGCTCCAGGCCGTGCGCCCGGGTGATCGGGATCAGGGTGGTCATCTCGCCGATGCGGGAGGAGAGTTGCTCGACCTCGCGGCGGAAGGACTCGTTCTGGCTGCGCAGCCGTTCGCGCAGCCGGACCACCAGCAGGGCGCTGGCGGGGACGAGGACCACGAAGACCGGCAGGAAGGCGGGGGTCTGGATGGCGATCACGACCAGGCCGCCGAGCAGGGTGGCGATCGCGGCGAGGCCGTTGTCGGCGGTCTGCTGGGAGGCGGTCTCGATGCCCTCGACGTCGCGGATCACCTTGGCCTGCAGGACGCCGGCGCTGACCCGGGAGTGGTAGCCGATGGAGAGCTGCTGCATCCGGTGGCACAGGGCGGAGCGCAGCCGGGTGCCCATCCGGCGGATGGAGCCGTGCATCCACTGCACGTACAGCATGTGCAGGGGGAGGTTGAGCAGCAGGATGACCAGCAGGACGGCGGAGTTCCACCACAGCACGGACACGTCGCGGTGCTTGACCACGACGTCGACGATGTTGGCGGTGATCAGGGGCAGCAGCCAGACGGGGGCGTGCTTGGCGAAGAAGACGCCGACCGCGCCGAGCACCCGGGCGCGGTCGGGCCGGAAGAGGAAGAGCAGGGTGCGGACGGGGTGCTCGCCTCGGTAGCGGTGGCTGAGCGATCCGTCGGGCAGGGCCATGGGGGGACTCCAGTGCGGGGTACGAACAGGCGGTGCCGTCCCATCCTTCCAGCGGGCGGGGGCCCGCGGACTGTCCGCAACCGGACAGGGATACTCCGTTGCCGGACGACTTTTCGAACCGGTCCGGGTGCGGGTGAAACATTGCGGGGCCCTGCGGCGTCATAGGGCGGACCAGGTCGAGGGGAGACGGAACGTGGGCACTGCTGCCGGACGGCGGGCCGCCATGGAGGAGGAGTTCGTCGCGTTCGCCACGGCCCGGTCCGGGCAGCTCTACCGTTCCGCGTACTTCCTCACCGGCGGGGACTCC is part of the Kitasatospora cineracea genome and harbors:
- a CDS encoding glycoside hydrolase family 65 protein; translation: MSPSEAFTVDPWGITEHGLDLPGQARAESVFALSNGHIGLRGNLDEGEPHGLPGTYLNGVFELRPLPYAESGYGFPESGQSVINITNGKLIRLLVDDEPFDLRYGELRSHRRTLDFRDGLLRREAEWTSPAGRTVRVTSARMVSLTQRAVCAVDYTVEAVDGPVRIVLQSELVANEQLPGGAGDGDPRAAAVLEAPLAAELQHADGTKGVLVHRTRFSGLRVAAAMDHVIDGPERIDTTAESSDDQARTTATTVLNAGQKLRLVKYLAYGWSATRSLPAVRDQVEAALTAARYTGWDGLVSEQKEYLGRFWSDNDIELEGDVELQQAVRFALFHVLQAGARSEERAIPAKGLTGPGYDGHSFWDTETFVLPVLTYCLPDAVKQALRWRHTTLPMARERAAQLGLAGAVFPWRTIRGEECSGYWPAGTAAFHIGADIAAAAVRYVRATGDTEFERTHGLELLVETARMWRSLGHHDAKGNFRIEGVTGPDEYSAVADNNVFTNVMAQANLWNAADTALKYRHESGLLGVDTEEAAAWRDAADKMFIPYDEQIGVHPQADGFTDHQMWDFDTTPPEKYPLLLHYPYFDLYRKQVVKQADLVLAMQVRGDVFTPEQKARNFAYYERLTVRDSSLSACTQAVIAAEVGQLDLAYDYTAEAALMDLHDLGGNTRDGLHMASLAGACIALVAGFGGLRDHTEQLSFRPRLPAGLQRLCFSMSVREHLLRVDITHATTTYTLRRGSVLPVLHDDEPLRVEAGKSVSRPTAKVGDPGERPTQPPGRAPSRRHGQAGIKVGSVDHLAAE
- a CDS encoding S53 family peptidase encodes the protein MRPLALTAALLTALTATAATAPAAPAHAGPRWVHSCAAPARADTASCDALRVIGTAAAAGDGGYGPDELRAAYGLPADGGGDAVIAVVDAYDHPRAEADLGVYRDHYGLPACTTDSGCFRKTDQRGGTRLPRGNTAWAGETALDLAMVSAVAPRARILLVEADSAAVSDLGTAVNTAVALGAQYVSISWGTTENANAATYDSRYFDHPGVVIAAASGDGGYGVNFPASSPHVVAVGGTTLRPDGTTARGWDETAWSTGPDEGTASGCSGRLPKPAWQSDTGCDHRTVADVAAVADPATGVAVYQSYGGNGWYTYGGTSAAAPLVTATYALAGHPSAGSRPASFPYRHPEALHDITSGATASCEPAYLCTAGAGYDGPTGLGSPAGVGAFRE
- a CDS encoding GNAT family N-acetyltransferase yields the protein MTDPLSGRLVRLRELRETDLPKLTSWWREPGLAIQQLAGPVHPQPEARLADMFRSWSQNTGTDLGLSVETLDTGDLAGHVTLYGATPKDRCATLAIIIGPPHQDRGLGTDVLRTTIRYGFAELGLHRIELTVNSYNTRALAAYRRAGFTEEGRRREAVFRAGSWHDQVQMGVLSTEWQEDI
- a CDS encoding ABC transporter ATP-binding protein, with the translated sequence MALPDGSLSHRYRGEHPVRTLLFLFRPDRARVLGAVGVFFAKHAPVWLLPLITANIVDVVVKHRDVSVLWWNSAVLLVILLLNLPLHMLYVQWMHGSIRRMGTRLRSALCHRMQQLSIGYHSRVSAGVLQAKVIRDVEGIETASQQTADNGLAAIATLLGGLVVIAIQTPAFLPVFVVLVPASALLVVRLRERLRSQNESFRREVEQLSSRIGEMTTLIPITRAHGLERTALRRVDRTLGRVLDEGLRLDLLNGRFGSMSWILLNAIGVGCLAGSALVAYYGWMDVTPGAVVMLSAYFSSLTGSVTTLLTLTPQLGKGLASVRSAGEVLQAPDLEENSGKADVAAVTGRIDFRGVGHSYPGADAPSVTGFDLSVRPGETIALVGASGAGKSTVLNLVIGFLRPTEGRILLDGRDMEELDLRSYRKFLSVVPQESILFEGSIRENVTYGMKDVPEETVLTALRDANALEFIDRLPDGLDTVVGERGARLSGGQKQRLAIARALIRDPRILILDEATSALDSRSEALVQQALARLVRGRTVFVVAHRLSTIRGADRIVVMHDGRIAEIGSHTELLRTGGPYAGLQAAQLA